A window of the Nocardia sp. NBC_01329 genome harbors these coding sequences:
- a CDS encoding alpha/beta fold hydrolase has translation MSAGEAWGPRRWAQNGAVRLAFDEFMPELGGEPLLIVTGLGAGRHWLPDGFCEQLAEHGFAVARYDQRDGGESTHLPPIAVRNPIAALLTRRGEAYTAEDVADDATAVLDELGWSSAHLLGVSLGGAVAQRIALRHPGRVRSLISVDAVPGDVTGLRTLRYIRLGTLAKFARVKFPDTREGAVDAGVAVAKLLSSPNREFDEAAVRAGLELNPDSGIHDQEAQSRQIGAQWSGPAISEITQPTLVVHGEDDPLIKTSAAHVIASRIAGARLLLLPETGHDLPAHVWQPLSAAIRELADTNA, from the coding sequence ATGTCAGCCGGTGAAGCATGGGGACCGCGGCGGTGGGCGCAGAACGGGGCGGTGCGCCTCGCTTTCGATGAGTTCATGCCAGAGCTCGGTGGAGAACCCTTGCTGATCGTCACCGGATTGGGCGCAGGTCGGCACTGGCTTCCTGATGGTTTCTGCGAGCAGTTGGCCGAGCACGGGTTCGCCGTGGCGCGATACGACCAACGCGACGGCGGCGAATCGACCCATCTGCCACCGATCGCGGTCCGGAACCCGATCGCCGCGCTGTTGACGCGACGCGGTGAGGCCTACACCGCCGAAGACGTGGCAGACGACGCGACGGCCGTGCTCGATGAACTGGGCTGGAGTTCGGCACATCTGCTCGGGGTGTCCCTCGGTGGGGCGGTCGCGCAGCGCATCGCCCTGCGGCACCCCGGTCGAGTACGTTCCCTCATTTCGGTGGATGCCGTTCCGGGTGATGTCACCGGCCTGCGCACATTGCGCTACATCCGGTTGGGCACGCTGGCGAAGTTCGCGCGGGTGAAATTCCCCGACACCCGGGAAGGTGCGGTCGATGCGGGCGTCGCGGTAGCGAAACTGCTGTCCTCCCCGAACCGTGAATTCGACGAGGCCGCCGTGCGAGCAGGTTTGGAACTCAACCCCGACAGCGGGATTCACGACCAGGAAGCGCAGAGTCGGCAGATCGGCGCCCAATGGAGCGGTCCGGCGATCAGCGAGATCACCCAACCCACCCTGGTGGTACACGGCGAAGACGATCCGCTGATCAAAACCAGCGCCGCCCATGTCATCGCGTCGCGGATCGCCGGCGCGCGTCTGCTCCTGCTGCCCGAAACCGGACACGACCTACCCGCGCACGTATGGCAACCACTCTCGGCCGCTATCCGCGAACTCGCCGACACGAATGCCTGA
- a CDS encoding TetR/AcrR family transcriptional regulator — MAQSGKAGPTVWERTDGRRGPAPSHSRNDLAAAAIELAGHGGLAAVSTRRIAEKLGVSQSALYRYVSSRDDVLDLMVDAAAGEIDLDPPPSGTAIDDLTALAIRAKNVHVKYPWLLDIPVEPLRVGPHGIRYLEYALEAMKTVDLPGLIKLQAIAALNALVQQLTRAEVGDRAADRSRRAAQAAYLHKTAEKGDHPHLAAALGTSNHDTGPPGDIFELVVRRALEGLLAPD, encoded by the coding sequence ATGGCACAGTCCGGGAAAGCCGGGCCGACAGTGTGGGAACGTACGGACGGCAGGCGCGGGCCCGCCCCATCGCACAGCCGGAACGACCTTGCCGCCGCCGCGATCGAGCTGGCCGGCCACGGCGGTTTGGCCGCGGTATCCACGCGCCGGATCGCGGAGAAGCTGGGCGTGAGCCAGTCTGCCCTGTACCGCTACGTGTCGAGTCGTGACGACGTACTCGACCTCATGGTCGATGCCGCCGCCGGCGAGATAGATCTCGATCCACCGCCCAGCGGCACGGCGATCGACGACCTCACCGCCTTGGCGATCCGGGCTAAGAACGTCCACGTGAAATACCCGTGGCTGCTCGACATCCCGGTCGAGCCGTTACGCGTGGGACCGCACGGAATCCGATATCTCGAATACGCGCTGGAGGCGATGAAAACCGTCGACCTGCCCGGGCTGATCAAATTACAAGCGATCGCCGCGCTCAACGCGCTCGTCCAACAGCTCACCCGCGCCGAGGTCGGTGACCGGGCGGCCGACCGGTCGCGGCGTGCCGCCCAGGCGGCCTACCTTCACAAAACCGCGGAGAAAGGCGACCATCCCCACCTCGCGGCAGCGTTGGGGACCTCGAACCACGACACCGGCCCGCCGGGCGACATATTCGAACTCGTAGTACGCCGAGCTCTCGAGGGTCTGCTGGCACCGGACTGA
- a CDS encoding 1,4-dihydroxy-2-naphthoate polyprenyltransferase — MATAAQWIEGARPRTLPNAIAPVVAGTGAAAAIDGAQWWKALLALGVSMALIIGVNYANDYSDGIRGTDDERVGPLRLVGSGVASPTAVRRAAVASLAIGAFLGLVLALLSAPWLLSVGAICLAGAWFYTGGSKPYGYSGFGEIAVFVFFGLVAVLGTQYVQALRIDWAGVALAVGVGAFSSAVLVANNLRDIPTDTETGKTTLAVKLGDTRTRVLHLVLLVVPFLMTLALVARTPWALAGLLAVPLAVRANAPVRANRDGSALIPALRDSGLALLAWSVLSAVALWLGI, encoded by the coding sequence ATGGCTACCGCAGCACAATGGATCGAGGGCGCCCGGCCCAGAACTCTGCCGAACGCGATCGCCCCGGTCGTGGCCGGTACCGGCGCCGCGGCCGCCATCGACGGTGCGCAGTGGTGGAAAGCGCTACTCGCCTTGGGTGTTTCGATGGCCTTGATCATCGGCGTCAACTACGCCAACGACTATTCCGACGGTATCCGCGGCACCGACGACGAACGCGTCGGCCCGTTGCGGCTGGTCGGTTCCGGAGTGGCCTCCCCCACGGCGGTGCGGCGCGCGGCGGTCGCGAGCCTCGCGATCGGCGCGTTTCTGGGGCTGGTGCTCGCGCTGTTGTCGGCCCCGTGGCTGCTGTCGGTCGGCGCGATATGCCTGGCCGGCGCCTGGTTCTACACAGGCGGCAGCAAACCCTACGGCTACAGCGGTTTCGGCGAGATCGCTGTTTTCGTCTTCTTCGGCCTGGTGGCGGTACTGGGCACGCAGTATGTCCAAGCACTCCGGATCGATTGGGCCGGGGTTGCGCTGGCGGTCGGGGTCGGCGCGTTCTCCAGCGCGGTACTTGTGGCCAACAACCTCCGCGATATCCCCACCGACACCGAGACAGGTAAGACGACACTGGCGGTGAAACTGGGCGATACCCGCACCCGCGTCCTGCACCTGGTGCTGTTGGTGGTCCCGTTCCTGATGACCCTGGCACTGGTGGCCCGCACCCCATGGGCCTTGGCCGGCCTGCTCGCCGTCCCCCTGGCGGTACGCGCGAACGCCCCTGTCCGGGCGAACCGGGACGGATCGGCGTTGATCCCCGCCCTCCGCGATTCGGGTCTGGCGCTGCTCGCCTGGTCCGTCCTTTCGGCCGTTGCCCTCTGGCTGGGCATCTGA
- the menE gene encoding o-succinylbenzoate--CoA ligase has protein sequence MTKTLRTLPIPTGSGVSDVLPHLRQVLDGSGSAAWLPVPTSDRREARRLGDALAPGEPIGDEIALVVTTSGTTGVPKGAMLTADALRASGDGTHERLGGPGSWLLALPTHHIAGLQVLLRSLLAGTEPTVVDVSGGFLPEALAGAIAGMRGERRYTSLVPTQLIKVLEAPASTAALAELDAVLIGGAAIPAPIYERARDAGINVVRTYGMSETCGGCVYDGAPLTGTQVRIEDDRILLGGDMLAAGYRNMPDHPAFAEPGWFHTDDAGVFSDGVLRVLGRLDEAISTGGLLVIPQVVEAVLATHPAVAECVVLGLPDDRLGQRVAVAVVPAPGTTPPTLDGIREHVLAELDAVAVPRELTLVDEIPLLGPGKPDRGALRRQLSAGSAS, from the coding sequence ATGACCAAAACCTTGCGTACTCTGCCCATACCCACGGGTAGCGGAGTCAGTGATGTGCTGCCTCACCTGCGACAGGTGCTCGACGGCAGTGGTTCGGCGGCCTGGTTGCCGGTGCCGACGAGCGATCGGCGCGAAGCCCGCCGTTTGGGTGACGCGCTCGCTCCCGGGGAGCCGATCGGCGACGAGATCGCGCTGGTGGTCACGACCTCCGGCACCACAGGGGTCCCGAAGGGCGCCATGCTGACCGCGGATGCGTTGCGGGCCAGCGGTGATGGCACCCATGAGCGTCTCGGCGGCCCGGGTAGTTGGTTGCTCGCCCTGCCCACCCATCACATCGCCGGATTGCAGGTGCTGCTGCGGTCGCTGCTGGCGGGTACCGAGCCGACCGTGGTCGATGTCTCCGGGGGTTTCCTGCCCGAGGCACTGGCCGGTGCGATCGCGGGTATGCGCGGTGAACGCCGATACACCTCACTGGTCCCGACCCAGTTGATCAAAGTGCTGGAAGCCCCCGCCTCGACAGCCGCGCTGGCCGAGCTGGACGCGGTGCTGATCGGTGGTGCCGCGATTCCCGCCCCGATCTACGAACGGGCAAGGGATGCCGGGATCAATGTCGTGCGCACCTACGGGATGAGCGAGACCTGCGGCGGCTGCGTCTACGACGGGGCCCCGCTGACCGGGACGCAGGTGCGAATCGAGGATGACCGCATTCTGCTCGGCGGCGATATGCTCGCCGCCGGTTACCGCAACATGCCCGACCATCCGGCTTTCGCCGAGCCGGGCTGGTTCCACACCGACGACGCGGGGGTCTTCTCCGACGGTGTGCTCCGGGTCCTCGGCCGGCTGGACGAGGCCATCAGCACCGGCGGGCTGCTGGTGATCCCGCAGGTCGTGGAAGCGGTGCTGGCAACGCATCCCGCCGTCGCCGAATGTGTGGTTCTCGGATTGCCCGACGATCGGCTGGGTCAGCGGGTCGCTGTGGCAGTGGTGCCCGCACCGGGTACCACGCCGCCCACCCTGGACGGGATTCGCGAGCACGTACTGGCCGAGCTGGACGCCGTGGCGGTACCGCGCGAACTCACCCTCGTCGATGAGATCCCGCTGCTCGGCCCGGGTAAACCCGATCGCGGCGCACTGCGCAGGCAGCTGTCGGCCGGGTCGGCGTCCTGA
- a CDS encoding VOC family protein has product MDILSSRIILRPRDYATTLAFYRDSLGLAIYREYPGGTVFFAGQSLIEVAGHGGSGSGPRGFSGAVWLQVRDVAAVAVELTINGVAIDRAPVTEPWGLVEMWLTDPDGVPIVLVEVPEDHPIRRDNR; this is encoded by the coding sequence ATGGACATCCTCAGCAGCCGCATCATCCTCCGTCCCCGGGACTACGCGACGACCCTCGCTTTCTACCGGGACTCGCTGGGCTTGGCGATCTATCGCGAGTACCCGGGCGGAACGGTTTTCTTCGCCGGGCAGTCACTGATCGAGGTGGCGGGGCACGGGGGTTCCGGTTCGGGTCCGCGGGGTTTTTCCGGGGCGGTCTGGTTGCAGGTGCGTGATGTGGCAGCAGTGGCGGTGGAGCTCACGATCAACGGCGTGGCGATCGACCGGGCACCGGTGACCGAGCCGTGGGGGTTGGTCGAAATGTGGTTGACGGACCCGGACGGAGTGCCGATCGTGCTGGTCGAGGTGCCGGAGGATCATCCGATCCGGCGGGACAACCGTTGA
- a CDS encoding 1,4-dihydroxy-2-naphthoyl-CoA synthase, giving the protein MTFNPTLWRDVAGFENLTDITYHRHIDQGTVRIAFDRPEVRNAFRPHTVDELFAVLEHARTTADVGAVLLTGNGPSPKDGGWAFCSGGDQRIRGRSGYQYASGDTADTVDKARAGRLHILEVQRLIRFMPKVVIALVNGWAAGGGHSLHVVCDLTLASREHARFKQTDADVGSFDGGYGSAYLAKLVGQKFAREIFFLGRTYTAEDMHAMGAVNEVVDHAELENVALEWAAAINGKSPQAQRMLKYAFNLADDGLVGQQLFAGEATRMAYMTDEAVEGRDSFLEKRAPDWTPYPWYF; this is encoded by the coding sequence ATGACGTTCAATCCGACGCTGTGGCGCGACGTGGCCGGGTTCGAGAATCTGACCGATATCACCTACCACCGCCACATCGACCAGGGCACCGTCCGGATCGCGTTCGACCGCCCCGAAGTACGCAACGCCTTCCGGCCACACACAGTCGACGAACTCTTCGCCGTACTCGAACACGCCCGGACGACAGCCGATGTCGGCGCCGTCCTGCTCACCGGCAACGGCCCCAGCCCCAAAGACGGCGGCTGGGCGTTCTGCTCCGGCGGCGACCAGCGCATCCGCGGCCGCAGCGGCTACCAGTACGCCAGCGGCGACACCGCCGACACGGTGGACAAGGCCCGCGCCGGACGGCTCCACATCCTGGAAGTCCAGCGACTCATCCGATTCATGCCCAAAGTCGTGATCGCCCTGGTCAACGGCTGGGCCGCCGGCGGCGGCCACAGCCTGCACGTCGTCTGCGACCTCACCCTCGCCAGCCGTGAACACGCCCGCTTCAAACAAACCGATGCCGATGTGGGCAGCTTCGACGGCGGCTACGGCAGCGCCTACCTCGCCAAACTCGTCGGCCAGAAATTCGCCCGCGAGATCTTCTTCCTGGGCCGTACCTACACAGCCGAGGACATGCACGCCATGGGCGCCGTCAACGAAGTGGTCGACCACGCCGAACTGGAGAACGTCGCCCTGGAATGGGCCGCGGCGATCAACGGGAAATCCCCCCAAGCCCAGCGCATGCTCAAATACGCTTTCAACCTCGCCGACGACGGACTGGTAGGACAGCAGTTGTTCGCCGGAGAAGCGACGCGGATGGCATATATGACGGACGAGGCAGTCGAGGGCCGCGACTCGTTCCTGGAAAAGCGAGCACCGGACTGGACGCCATACCCCTGGTACTTCTGA
- a CDS encoding PaaI family thioesterase, whose amino-acid sequence MSEQTQPAIDDSAVDGDRPAQDRSAPEEYERHGGFPKITPARVGPEFGEFVEAMRTLQDLAVSADAPDDVFRAARDQVNALVDLLEPYRAPEQQGPAGRAVELPGRGSLLLLPWHTVSAGPDGIVMKGVFRRFHLGGNSAAHGGVLPLLFDDLFGMTVHYAGRPISRTAFLHVNYRKVTPLDTPLTVRGRVERIEGRKTFISAELVDEQGTVLADSEGLMVQLLPWQP is encoded by the coding sequence ATGAGCGAGCAGACGCAACCGGCGATCGACGACAGCGCTGTCGACGGAGATCGGCCCGCGCAGGACCGGTCAGCGCCCGAGGAATACGAGCGGCACGGTGGGTTCCCGAAGATCACCCCGGCCCGGGTCGGGCCGGAATTCGGCGAATTCGTCGAGGCCATGCGCACGCTCCAGGACCTCGCTGTTTCCGCGGACGCCCCCGACGACGTATTCAGGGCGGCGCGCGACCAGGTGAACGCGCTGGTCGATCTGCTCGAGCCCTACCGTGCGCCGGAACAGCAAGGCCCTGCGGGCCGGGCCGTCGAATTGCCCGGGCGCGGCAGCCTGCTCCTGCTGCCCTGGCACACGGTCTCGGCCGGACCCGACGGCATCGTGATGAAGGGCGTGTTCCGCCGCTTCCACCTCGGTGGCAACTCCGCCGCGCACGGCGGCGTCCTGCCCCTACTGTTCGATGACCTGTTCGGGATGACAGTGCACTACGCCGGCCGTCCGATCAGCCGGACCGCCTTCCTGCACGTGAACTACCGCAAGGTGACTCCGCTGGATACGCCGCTGACGGTCCGCGGCCGGGTCGAGCGTATCGAGGGTCGTAAAACCTTCATCAGTGCCGAACTCGTCGATGAGCAAGGCACCGTGCTGGCGGATAGTGAAGGGCTGATGGTTCAACTTCTGCCCTGGCAGCCGTGA
- a CDS encoding DUF6918 family protein, whose translation MVAALSESLLDETTRPAFLADAVQVLDAEVSDKGGASGLAVKGGYAAVKKISPSIVPDALESLAPKLLEQLQPYWGEFQAGGTGSFGELLSSKGDEVAESLLTVTDARAASSSRPALQKVYNSMRSSAKKNVIEALPRLGDLVQKHAG comes from the coding sequence TTGGTTGCAGCACTGTCTGAATCACTGCTTGACGAGACTACGCGCCCGGCCTTCCTTGCCGACGCCGTCCAGGTCCTGGATGCCGAAGTCTCTGATAAAGGTGGTGCGTCGGGTCTCGCCGTGAAGGGTGGGTACGCGGCGGTGAAGAAGATCAGCCCGTCCATCGTGCCCGACGCACTGGAATCGCTGGCGCCCAAGCTGCTCGAGCAGCTTCAGCCGTACTGGGGTGAATTCCAGGCCGGCGGTACCGGCAGCTTCGGTGAGCTGCTCAGCTCCAAGGGTGACGAGGTCGCCGAATCCCTGCTGACCGTCACCGACGCGCGTGCCGCCTCCTCGAGCCGTCCGGCCCTGCAGAAGGTGTACAACTCGATGCGTTCCTCGGCGAAGAAGAACGTGATCGAGGCGCTGCCGCGGCTCGGCGATCTGGTGCAGAAGCACGCCGGCTGA
- the menD gene encoding 2-succinyl-5-enolpyruvyl-6-hydroxy-3-cyclohexene-1-carboxylic-acid synthase: MNPSTAQARVIVDELARGGVREVVLCPGSRNAPLAFALQAADAAGRLRLHMRIDERTAGFLAIGLAVSSGTPVPVVMTSGTAVANLGPAVLEANYARVPLIVLSANRPYEMLGTGANQTVEQLGLFGSQVRATISMGLAEAEPATDYPQQNSVWRSSVCRVLAAARGTRSGNAGPVHFDIPLREPLVPDFREDETIPAGRGTEQPWTATQYATLDVPLDIDLTPDTVVISGHGAGLRAELAALPTVAEPTAPVHGPALHPLALPLLKPRQAIITGRPTLHRQVSRVLADPEVTVYALTTGPRWPDVSGNVVGTGTRAVTTGTPSAQWLARCRDLDQRARSVVREELSKHPKPTGLHVAAVVMDALGKSDQLLLGASNPVRDAALVSAPRPDVRVLSNRGVAGIDGTVSTAVGAALHHRGRTVALIGDLTFLHDASGLLIGRGEPRPEDLTIVVANDDGGGIFELLEQGDPQYAGVFERVFGTPHGMDLSALCAAYRIPHRQVALDELAIELSGSVTGLRVLEVVTDRAGLRDLHTAVRTNVGI, translated from the coding sequence GTGAATCCGTCAACAGCGCAGGCGCGGGTGATCGTCGACGAACTCGCACGCGGTGGGGTTCGGGAAGTCGTGCTGTGCCCCGGCTCGCGAAACGCCCCGCTGGCTTTCGCTCTGCAGGCCGCCGATGCCGCGGGCCGGCTCCGGTTGCATATGCGCATCGACGAGCGGACCGCGGGTTTCCTGGCGATCGGCCTGGCCGTCTCTTCGGGCACCCCGGTTCCGGTGGTGATGACCTCGGGTACAGCGGTGGCCAATCTGGGGCCCGCGGTACTGGAGGCCAACTACGCCCGGGTCCCGCTGATCGTGCTCAGCGCCAATCGCCCGTACGAGATGCTCGGTACCGGTGCCAATCAGACGGTGGAGCAGCTCGGTCTGTTCGGCAGTCAGGTCCGGGCGACGATCAGTATGGGTCTCGCCGAAGCCGAACCGGCCACCGACTATCCGCAGCAGAACAGTGTCTGGCGTTCCTCTGTGTGCCGGGTGCTGGCCGCCGCGCGCGGGACCCGGTCCGGCAATGCCGGGCCGGTGCATTTCGATATCCCGCTGCGTGAACCGCTGGTGCCGGACTTCCGGGAGGACGAAACCATTCCCGCCGGGCGCGGTACCGAGCAGCCTTGGACGGCAACGCAGTACGCCACGCTCGATGTGCCGCTCGATATCGACCTCACCCCCGATACCGTGGTGATCTCCGGGCACGGCGCGGGTCTGCGCGCCGAACTCGCCGCGCTGCCGACGGTCGCCGAACCCACCGCGCCGGTACACGGTCCGGCCCTGCACCCGCTGGCGCTGCCGCTACTGAAACCCCGGCAGGCCATCATCACCGGCCGGCCCACGCTGCACCGGCAGGTTTCCCGGGTCCTGGCCGACCCCGAGGTCACCGTGTACGCGCTGACCACCGGCCCGCGCTGGCCGGATGTCTCGGGCAATGTGGTGGGCACCGGTACCCGCGCGGTGACGACCGGGACGCCCAGCGCGCAATGGCTGGCCCGCTGCCGCGATCTCGATCAGCGGGCCCGTTCGGTGGTGCGCGAGGAACTGTCCAAGCATCCGAAACCCACCGGCCTGCACGTGGCCGCGGTGGTGATGGACGCGCTGGGCAAGAGTGACCAGCTGCTGCTGGGAGCGTCCAATCCGGTACGTGACGCCGCGCTGGTCTCCGCGCCGCGGCCCGATGTGCGCGTGCTGTCGAACCGGGGTGTCGCGGGTATCGACGGAACGGTCTCGACGGCGGTCGGCGCGGCGCTGCACCATCGGGGCCGGACCGTCGCGCTCATCGGCGATCTCACCTTCCTCCACGACGCCTCCGGTCTGCTCATCGGGCGCGGCGAGCCCCGCCCCGAGGATCTGACCATCGTGGTCGCCAACGACGACGGGGGCGGTATCTTCGAACTCCTCGAACAGGGCGATCCCCAGTACGCCGGTGTTTTCGAGCGAGTCTTCGGCACACCGCACGGTATGGATCTGTCGGCACTCTGCGCGGCGTACCGGATTCCGCACCGGCAGGTGGCTCTGGACGAACTGGCGATCGAGCTCAGCGGGTCGGTGACGGGGTTGCGGGTGCTGGAAGTCGTCACCGATCGAGCCGGGCTGCGGGATCTGCACACGGCGGTCCGGACGAACGTCGGGATCTAG
- a CDS encoding TIGR03086 family metal-binding protein: MYPEFDLSAAAAALADTVAAIGDDQIDSRTPADLPVRAILGHVGGLAEAFRAAATKDAVGNSAAPEFDSGATLAPDWRTRIPAQLKALAEAWQDPEAWEGETEAGGVAMPAVVTARVALDELVIHAWDLARATGRAVEVADSDLEVLLRFLRDTPPEGTPGLFGPVVPVGPGAPPLHRVLGLTGRDPFWIPKAR; the protein is encoded by the coding sequence ATGTATCCCGAATTCGACCTGTCGGCCGCAGCTGCCGCGCTCGCCGATACCGTTGCCGCGATCGGTGACGATCAGATCGACAGCCGAACTCCCGCCGATCTCCCGGTCCGCGCGATTCTCGGACACGTCGGCGGGCTGGCCGAGGCGTTCCGCGCCGCGGCGACCAAGGATGCGGTCGGGAATTCCGCGGCACCCGAATTCGATTCCGGCGCAACCCTGGCGCCCGACTGGCGGACCCGGATCCCGGCGCAGTTGAAGGCTCTGGCCGAGGCGTGGCAGGATCCCGAGGCGTGGGAGGGCGAGACCGAGGCCGGCGGCGTCGCTATGCCCGCGGTGGTCACAGCCCGTGTCGCATTGGACGAATTGGTCATCCACGCCTGGGATCTGGCCCGTGCCACCGGTCGCGCTGTCGAGGTGGCCGACAGCGATCTCGAGGTTCTGTTGCGGTTCCTGCGAGATACGCCGCCGGAGGGTACGCCCGGGCTCTTCGGACCCGTGGTGCCGGTCGGGCCGGGGGCTCCGCCGCTGCATCGGGTCCTGGGCCTCACCGGGCGCGATCCGTTCTGGATTCCCAAGGCGCGGTGA
- a CDS encoding TetR/AcrR family transcriptional regulator, with the protein MTEELVAPGSVRPGGRTARVRAAVLEVAGDLLAEHGFAHLDLADVATRADVGKTTVYRRWRTPTGLIADLLVDMAEQSLPRAATGSLLGDLTANAQLVAKTLADPRQGRLFRAVIAAATCDESTAAALRRFYDVRLAEWAPCIADAVARGEVPPGTDPRAVLTAVSGPLYYRLLASGDPIDEHAAHAAAESAASAAAAGIFTAPWESRTDRAR; encoded by the coding sequence ATGACTGAAGAGTTGGTCGCTCCCGGCTCGGTACGCCCCGGCGGCCGCACCGCCCGCGTACGGGCCGCGGTACTGGAAGTCGCCGGTGACCTACTCGCCGAACACGGCTTCGCCCATCTGGACCTCGCCGACGTCGCGACCCGCGCCGATGTCGGCAAGACGACGGTCTACCGCCGCTGGCGGACCCCGACCGGGCTCATCGCCGACCTCCTGGTGGATATGGCCGAACAGTCACTCCCCCGCGCCGCGACCGGCTCCCTGCTCGGCGATCTGACCGCCAACGCCCAGCTCGTCGCGAAAACCCTCGCCGACCCCAGACAGGGCCGGCTCTTCCGCGCCGTTATCGCCGCGGCGACCTGCGACGAGAGCACAGCCGCCGCGTTGCGCCGGTTCTACGATGTCCGGCTGGCGGAATGGGCACCGTGCATCGCCGACGCCGTCGCCCGGGGCGAGGTCCCACCCGGGACCGACCCCCGAGCGGTACTCACCGCCGTATCCGGCCCGCTCTACTACCGGCTGCTGGCCAGCGGTGACCCCATCGACGAGCACGCTGCCCACGCCGCCGCCGAAAGCGCGGCGAGCGCGGCGGCCGCCGGAATCTTCACCGCGCCTTGGGAATCCAGAACGGATCGCGCCCGGTGA
- a CDS encoding aldo/keto reductase, which translates to MEYRRLGTSGLVVPALSFGAGTFGGRGELFEAWGDTDADQARRLIDISLDAGVTMFDTADVYSDGASEEVLGAAIRGRRDRLLLSTKAGLPTGPGPYDAGTGRSRLIATVEASLTRLGVEHIDLFQLHAFDARTPVEEVLHALDDLVRAGKIRYIGASNFAGWQLMKSLAAADRHGLTRYIAHQVYYSLVGRDYEWELMPLGRAEGVGAVVWSPLGWGRLTGKIRRGQPLPAGSRLHRTAEAGPPVDQEHLYNVVDILDEIAAETGRSVPQIALNWLLTRPTVGTVIVGARNEEQLRQNLGAIGWELSTDQLARLDKASAVTPPYPYYPYYRLPDFARLNPPAA; encoded by the coding sequence ATGGAATACCGGCGGTTGGGGACCTCAGGTCTGGTCGTTCCCGCACTGAGCTTCGGCGCGGGCACCTTCGGCGGCCGCGGGGAACTGTTCGAAGCCTGGGGTGATACCGATGCCGACCAGGCGCGCAGACTCATCGACATCAGCCTCGACGCGGGCGTGACCATGTTCGATACCGCCGATGTCTATTCCGACGGCGCGTCCGAGGAGGTGCTCGGGGCCGCGATCCGCGGCCGCCGCGATCGACTACTGCTGTCGACGAAGGCCGGTCTGCCCACCGGGCCGGGCCCTTACGACGCGGGTACCGGACGGAGCCGCCTCATCGCCACCGTGGAGGCTTCACTCACGCGACTGGGCGTGGAGCATATCGATCTGTTCCAACTGCACGCCTTCGACGCCCGTACCCCGGTGGAGGAGGTTCTGCACGCGCTCGACGATCTGGTCCGCGCGGGCAAGATCCGCTATATCGGTGCTTCCAACTTCGCCGGCTGGCAGTTGATGAAATCGCTGGCCGCCGCGGATCGGCACGGTCTGACCCGCTATATCGCCCATCAGGTCTACTACTCGCTCGTCGGCCGCGATTACGAATGGGAGCTGATGCCGCTGGGCCGGGCCGAGGGGGTGGGCGCGGTGGTCTGGAGTCCGCTCGGCTGGGGGCGGCTCACCGGCAAGATCCGGCGCGGGCAGCCGCTGCCCGCAGGTAGCAGACTGCATCGGACCGCCGAGGCGGGCCCGCCGGTGGATCAGGAACACCTCTACAACGTGGTCGACATATTGGACGAAATCGCTGCCGAAACCGGCCGATCCGTCCCCCAGATCGCGCTCAACTGGTTGCTCACCCGGCCCACGGTCGGCACGGTCATCGTCGGTGCCCGCAACGAGGAACAGTTGCGACAGAACCTCGGAGCGATCGGCTGGGAACTCAGCACCGATCAGCTCGCCCGGCTCGACAAGGCAAGCGCGGTCACCCCGCCCTACCCCTACTATCCCTACTACCGCCTGCCCGATTTCGCCCGGCTCAACCCGCCGGCCGCCTGA